The following proteins come from a genomic window of Candidatus Bipolaricaulis sibiricus:
- a CDS encoding PaaD-like protein (DUF59) involved in Fe-S cluster assembly — protein sequence MPTAGEVQAVLRGVTDPELGISVVDLGLVYGVEVEGNHIHVRMTLTAPSCPYASNLASQVERLLREQFVGCEARVTLVWEPRWTPEMMSDDARRQLATP from the coding sequence GTGCCCACGGCAGGCGAGGTGCAGGCGGTTCTCCGGGGGGTGACGGATCCTGAGCTCGGGATCAGCGTCGTGGACCTCGGGCTGGTGTACGGGGTCGAGGTCGAGGGGAACCACATTCACGTCCGGATGACGCTCACCGCACCGTCCTGCCCGTACGCGTCCAACCTGGCCAGTCAGGTCGAGCGTCTTCTGCGGGAGCAGTTCGTCGGTTGCGAGGCGCGCGTGACGCTGGTGTGGGAACCTCGCTGGACCCCGGAGATGATGTCGGACGATGCACGGCGTCAGCTCGCCACCCCGTGA